A segment of the Aureliella helgolandensis genome:
ACCAAACACCGGCGATGTTTCCCATGTGGCCGATCGCCTGCGCCCAGACGAGCCGCAATTTCCCATCCGGCGCAATCCATAATTCCGGATCGTAGGCGCGAACCGGTCCCCCCGCGTCCGGATCGACGACAAGCACTTCCTTCCAGGTGGTCCCGCCATCGCCGCTGGTGGAGAGGACGACGTAGTTATTCAGGTCTTCGCCCGGTGTCTTGCCGGCATACCAGGTCGCCCAAAGTCGACCGCCTTTCGAAACGGCGAGGCTGGGAATGCCCGCGAAGGCCCGATTCGTCACCGCCTGCAAAGCCTTGGGGGGACCGATGTATTGCGGCGGTTCCAAAAAAAGAGAATCCTGCGCCCTGAGGTTCCCCATCGCAACGACAACGATAGAAAGGGCGAGGAGAATAATTCGATTTGTAAACAATTTCATGAAACCAGGTGTTTCTCTAGAGGATAGGATCGCTTCCAACTTTGCTAAACAAGCAACCCAAAGCGTAAGCGAAGAATGGCTCTCGGTCACTCGCGAACTCATCGCGTTATGCTTTTTCGGTAGGCGTTAGTGAGACGACTATAGCAACGAGCCGTTCAAGGATGGTCAAGGTCACTTCAATTCTCGGAATGGCGAGTCTGTGGCGGATACTCAACGACCTCGGTCTCCTTTCCGCTCACCAGAAGAACGACCTTGCGGAAGGAAAACCGCTCTCCTTTGTCGACGTTTTTCCGGTAAACAAGTACGCGATTAATCAGGCCGGGGAACAGTTGGAACTCAGGCAGGTCCACTTTTTCGAAGCCTGCTGCAACCAACTCCCTCTCACGATTTGCCGCTCCCCGACGTTCGCCTGGAGTGAGCGCAAAGAGTTCCCCGCTCGTGGTGCAGATGGCGTTCACAGGCTCTATGGTACTGCGCAAAAAGGACAGCCCCTGCAAAGACTCGGGAACTTCTGTGATGGTGTAGTCGCGGTCAGTAAACAGCTTAACACCGGACTTCATCACAGCGGTTTGTTCTGGCGGAAGAGGAATTGGTTCCCGCGTTTTGCCTTCTTGAGATTCGAACTCCCCCGCCGTTTCCAGCTTCCCAAACATGATGCGTTCCTTACGGCTCGATGACGAATCTCCTTGAGTCAAGCACAGCCAGACGATGCCTTCATACTCGCGAAACGTTGGATACTGAAACGACTTCGCCGTCTCGAAGCGATACTTTCGCTCCCAAGTTTTGCCATCGCGCGAGATATCGACATTGAAAACGCTTCGATGGACGCCATGAATACGCGTACTTTCCTGCCAGCCAAGGTAGTAGATGTCGCCAAATTTGTCGAAGGTCGGCTTCGAGTTGTCGCCATTGGGGACAGAGGGCAATTCCTTCCCCACCGTCCATTTCCGCCCGTCCTTGCTCGTGGTGAAATGATAGTTGCCGCCATCGTTGCGGCAGATCGCCATCCAGCTGCCGTCGGCTAGGCGGTTCACCGCCGACTCGCTGAGATTCTCGGATTGCGGTTCGTTATAATGACCGATGATTTCGAAGGTGGCGAGATCGTCGTGGACGAGGGCGATCGCATTCTGCTTGCCGGGAAAGTTGTTGATTGCAACGTAGGTCTTACCGTCGAACTGCTTAAAGGAATCAAAGAGGAACAACCCCGCGTCCGTCGGCGGCTTGCTAAATCCCTGTGCTGCAGCGTCGGCGTAAAAGTGCCGAGGCTCCATGTCGAAGGTGCCCGAGGCCGTCTTGAGTTTCGCTTGATGAATCGATGGGGCGAACGTCCGTGTCTGAAGGTTGAAGTCGCGGAACCAGGTCTGCGACTGACGTTTCCCAGGATCTTCACTGGCGAAAAAGCAACGCAGAGAATTCTCGTCCTTCCGTAGAACGCGTGGTACAAAGCATGCACCCACCGGCAATGTCACGTTTTCAAACACCTGCTCACTCTTGGCGAAGTTGAAGATCTCCTCCACCTCAAGCGTTTCAAGATCGACGATCGACATCGTGGCATAAATCTCCGGCCAGCCCGCGCTCTCGCCGGGTTTCACATCATTTACCTCGGCCACGATGTAGGCGTGGCCATCGGTGATCACCATCTCGGCATCGTGCGCCCCCTTGACTTGTGGCGCGGTGACCGTGACCAGACGCCCCAGGACTTGGTCACCAGCAATGGCCGGATTCCAGCCCAATGGAATCAGGGGTTGAGCGGCAAGGCACACTACCTCTGGCATACCCAGGATCGCCGCGAACATGAAGAACAGACGCAGAAGGCGTTGCTGCTGTTGTTTGGAATCAGAGAATGGCATCGATCTCATCTAGCTTGGTTTCCTTAAAGCTCTGCAGCATTTGCCTCCCGCACGTACCTGTGAAGCAGCGGAGGGAATATGGCATTTATAACACGAATATTTCACAGCATTTGAGATCACCGTTATCCATACTAGGCTGCGACGTGTCATGTTCTTAATTTGACGTGTCTCCAGGTACGACGTCTCCGATGACAAGTAACGATCCGACATACCACGCTTGATCTTCATATCGGTCCGAGTGAGCGTCGAAGAACTTCCGATTCTGCTCAAACAATATCTCTCGTTTGTCCAGCTTGCGGTGTGTCACGGTCACCTTGATTGGGTGGCGTCCGGGCTCTAGCTCAGAAGCGATCGCCAGCTTGGCGAGTCGATGATAGGTGCAGTAACCATCAATGCTATTTTGCTTCTTGG
Coding sequences within it:
- a CDS encoding sialidase family protein, yielding MPFSDSKQQQQRLLRLFFMFAAILGMPEVVCLAAQPLIPLGWNPAIAGDQVLGRLVTVTAPQVKGAHDAEMVITDGHAYIVAEVNDVKPGESAGWPEIYATMSIVDLETLEVEEIFNFAKSEQVFENVTLPVGACFVPRVLRKDENSLRCFFASEDPGKRQSQTWFRDFNLQTRTFAPSIHQAKLKTASGTFDMEPRHFYADAAAQGFSKPPTDAGLFLFDSFKQFDGKTYVAINNFPGKQNAIALVHDDLATFEIIGHYNEPQSENLSESAVNRLADGSWMAICRNDGGNYHFTTSKDGRKWTVGKELPSVPNGDNSKPTFDKFGDIYYLGWQESTRIHGVHRSVFNVDISRDGKTWERKYRFETAKSFQYPTFREYEGIVWLCLTQGDSSSSRKERIMFGKLETAGEFESQEGKTREPIPLPPEQTAVMKSGVKLFTDRDYTITEVPESLQGLSFLRSTIEPVNAICTTSGELFALTPGERRGAANRERELVAAGFEKVDLPEFQLFPGLINRVLVYRKNVDKGERFSFRKVVLLVSGKETEVVEYPPQTRHSEN